In Shewanella sp. MR-4, the genomic stretch ATAAGGTTAAACAGGGCGAGCCAAGATAAAGGGCAAATTATCCGGATTGGTGTTTGTCGAATGGCAACACCTTTGGTATACTACTGCCCCGTCCTAGTGCTTTCTTACAAGCACGTATTTTCAAACTCATTTTCTCAGGTTCAGCATGACTACAAGGTATATCTTCGTTACTGGTGGTGTGGTTTCATCACTAGGTAAAGGCATTGCAGCCGCTTCATTAGCCGCAATTTTAGAGGCCCGTGGTCTCAATGTAACCATCATGAAACTGGACCCATACATTAACGTTGATCCAGGTACCATGAGCCCAACGCAACATGGTGAAGTGTTTGTGACTGAGGACGGCGCAGAAACAGACCTTGACCTTGGCCACTATGAGCGTTTCATCCGCACTAAGATGAACCGTCGCAACAACTTCACTACGGGTCGTATTTACGAGGAAGTACTGCGTAAAGAGCGTCGCGGTGATTACTTAGGTGCGACCATTCAGGTGATCCCACACATCACTAACGCGATCAAAGAAAAAGTGATTGCAGGTGGTGAAGGTCACGATGTGGCTATCGTTGAAATCGGCGGTACTGTGGGTGATATCGAATCACTGCCATTCCTTGAGTCTATCCGCCAGTTAGGTGTTGAACTGGGCCGCGATCGTACCCTGTTTATGCATTTAACCTTAGTACCATTCCTTGGCGCAGCGGGTGAAGTGAAAACCAAACCGACTCAACATTCAGTCAAAGAATTGCGTTCTATCGGTATTGCACCAGATGTGCTGATCTGCCGTGGCGACCGCGCGATTCCTGCCAACGAGCGTGCGAAGATTTCGTTATTCTGTAACGTTGAAGAACGTGCGGTTATTTCATTAAAAGATGTCGACAGCATCTACAAGATCCCAGCGCTGCTGCGCTCACAGGGTTTAGATGACTTAGTGGTTAAGCGTTTTGGCTTAGAATGCCGCGAAGCTGACTTGTCTGAGTGGGAAAACGTCATTTACCAAGAAGCTAATCCAAACGGCGAAGTCGTGATTGGTATGGTAGGTAAATACATCGAACTGCCAGACGCCTATAAGTCAGTCAACGAAGCATTAAAGCACGCTGGCCTTAAAAATCGCGTATCTGTGACTATCAAGTATATCGATTCACAAACCGTAGAAGCGAAAGGCGATGAAGTTCTGCAAGGTTTAGACGGTATCTTAGTTCCAGGCGGCTTCGGTGAGCGCGGTGTGGAAGGTAAGATTCTGGCGGCTAAATATGCCCGTGAAAACGAGCTGCCGTACTTTGGTATCTGTTTAGGTATGCAAGTGGCGCTGATTGAATTTGCCCGTAACGTTGCAGGCATGGCCGATGCACACTCAACCGAATTCAATAAAGCAACGCCATTCCCAGTGGTTGGCTTAATCACTGAATGGGTTGATGAAGAAGGTAACGTTGAACAACGCCATGAAGCCTCTGATTTAGGTGGCACTATGCGTTTAGGGGCACAGTTATGTCACCTGCTTGAAGGTTCAAAAGCGGCGCAAGCGTACAAAGGTAACACTTGTGTTGAGCGTCACCGTCACCGTTACGAAGTGAACAACAAGTACAGAGAACGTTTAGAGCAAGCGGGTCTAGTATTTAGTGGTTTATCTTCTGACCGTAAACTGGTTGAGATGATTGAGCTGAAAGATCATCCTTGGTTTGTTGCGGGTCAATTCCACCCAGAATTCACTTCGACCCCACGCGATGGTCATCCATTGTTCGAAGGTTTCGTTGCTGCCGCAAGTGCACATCAAAAACGTGATCTGAAGAAATAAATTTTAAGGCCGGACCCGCGACAGTGGGCCCGGCCTTTTGTTACACTCAGGCCGCGTAATCATGAGTCAAAACTCATACCCATGTGTATAAACGACATGCGTATAGACGGAAATAGTAAACGGAATTTAAAGATTTTGGTCGTACTCTACATCTGTTAATTCCCATTGGTATTGGTTTTTTCTTTTCTCTTTTAAACTTAAATCGAGGGTAATATGGCTAAGATTATTAACGTGATTGGTCGCGAGATTATGGATTCTCGTGGTAACCCAACAGTTGAAGCCGAAGTGCATTTAGAAGGTGGTTTTATCGGTATGGCGGCTGCGCCATCTGGTGCATCTACTGGTAGCCGCGAAGCGCTGGAACTGCGTGATGGCGACAAGAGCCGTTACTTAGGTAAAGGTGTATTGACTGCTGTGGCTAACGTAAACGGCCCTATCCGTGCTGCGTTAATCGGTAAAGATGCGACTGCACAGGCCGAACTCGATCAAATTATGATCGACTTAGACGGCACTGAAAACAAAGACAAGTTAGGCGCTAACGCGATTCTGGCTGTGTCTTTAGCGGCGGCTAAAGCGGCTGCAGCATTCAAAGGCATGCCTCTATACGCTCACATCGCTGAATTAAACGGCACACCTGGCCAATACGCTATGCCAGTGCCTATGATGAACATCCTTAACGGTGGTGAGCACGCTGATAACAACGTTGATATCCAAGAGTTCATGGTTCAACCTGTTGGCGCGAAAAACTTCCGCGAAGCTTTACGTATGGGCGCTGAGATTTTCCACACCCTGAAAAAAGTACTGCACGGTAAAGGTTTAAGCACTTCTGTGGGTGACGAAGGTGGTTTCGCACCTAACCTGTCTTCTAATGCTGATGCATTAGCGGTAATCAAAGAAGCTGTTGAATTAGCAGGTTACAAGCTGGGTACTGACGTGACTCTGGCATTAGACTGCGCGGCTTCTGAGTTCTACAAAGACGGTAAATATGACCTGTCTGGCGAAGGCAAAGTATTCGATTCAAACGGTTTCTCTGACTTCCTGAAATCACTGACTGAGCAATATCCAATCGTCTCTATCGAAGACGGTCTGGACGAGTCAGATTGGGACGGTTGGGCATACCAAACTAAGATCATGGGCGACAAGATCCAATTAGTGGGCGACGATTTATTCGTAACTAACACTAAGATCTTAACCCGTGGTATCGAGAACGGCATCGCAAACTCAATCCTGATCAAGTTCAACCAAATCGGTTCATTAACTGAAACCTTAGCGGCTATCCGTATGGCAAAAGCGGCGGGTTACACTGCGGTGATTTCACACCGTAGCGGTGAAACTGAAGACGCTACTATCGCTGATTTAGCGGTAGGTACTGCGGCTGGCCAAATCAAGACGGGTTCACTGTGCCGTTCTGACCGTGTTGCTAAATACAACCAATTGCTGCGTATCGAAGAGCAATTAGGTGAAAAAGCACCATACCGCGGTTTGAAAGAAATCAAAGGTCAGGCGTAATTTAGTCGTCTGATGTAAAAAGGCCACCACTTGGTGGCCTTTTTTGTTGTACTATCTGCAGTATATTTTTTTAATTCAAGATACTGACGCTAATTCCTCCATGAAATTCTTTGTCATTGCACTCATAGTGCTTCTCGGTTTGCTGCAATATCGGCTGTGGTCCGGCGATAACAGCCTGCCCGAATACTTTGTTCTGCAAAAACAGATTGCTGCTCAGCAAGATGGTAATGCAAAACTCAATGAGCGTAATCAGGTGCTTAAAGAGGAAATTATCGACCTTAAGAGCGGTACCGAAGCGATTGAAGAGCGGGCGCGTAACGAGCTAGGCATGGTGAAAGAAGGCGAGACCTTCTATCGCGTGGTGGGCGGTGACCGTTCAGTATCGAGTCCCTCGCAGTAACGGAGCGCCTATGGATACCGTATTAGAAGCCGCGCCGCAGGTCGAAACCCAAGTTGCAGTTCAAATTGATCCTTTCTCGCACCATGTGGTCGCGATTGTGCCCGCCGCGGGGATTGGCAGCCGCATGGGCGCGGGCAAACCCAAGCAATATTTAACCTTGCTGGGGCAAAGCATTCTGGCCCATACCTTAGACAAGTTATTGTCCCATCCTCAAATTAACCAAGTGATTGTGGCAC encodes the following:
- the ftsB gene encoding cell division protein FtsB — encoded protein: MKFFVIALIVLLGLLQYRLWSGDNSLPEYFVLQKQIAAQQDGNAKLNERNQVLKEEIIDLKSGTEAIEERARNELGMVKEGETFYRVVGGDRSVSSPSQ
- a CDS encoding CTP synthase, encoding MTTRYIFVTGGVVSSLGKGIAAASLAAILEARGLNVTIMKLDPYINVDPGTMSPTQHGEVFVTEDGAETDLDLGHYERFIRTKMNRRNNFTTGRIYEEVLRKERRGDYLGATIQVIPHITNAIKEKVIAGGEGHDVAIVEIGGTVGDIESLPFLESIRQLGVELGRDRTLFMHLTLVPFLGAAGEVKTKPTQHSVKELRSIGIAPDVLICRGDRAIPANERAKISLFCNVEERAVISLKDVDSIYKIPALLRSQGLDDLVVKRFGLECREADLSEWENVIYQEANPNGEVVIGMVGKYIELPDAYKSVNEALKHAGLKNRVSVTIKYIDSQTVEAKGDEVLQGLDGILVPGGFGERGVEGKILAAKYARENELPYFGICLGMQVALIEFARNVAGMADAHSTEFNKATPFPVVGLITEWVDEEGNVEQRHEASDLGGTMRLGAQLCHLLEGSKAAQAYKGNTCVERHRHRYEVNNKYRERLEQAGLVFSGLSSDRKLVEMIELKDHPWFVAGQFHPEFTSTPRDGHPLFEGFVAAASAHQKRDLKK
- the eno gene encoding phosphopyruvate hydratase; this encodes MAKIINVIGREIMDSRGNPTVEAEVHLEGGFIGMAAAPSGASTGSREALELRDGDKSRYLGKGVLTAVANVNGPIRAALIGKDATAQAELDQIMIDLDGTENKDKLGANAILAVSLAAAKAAAAFKGMPLYAHIAELNGTPGQYAMPVPMMNILNGGEHADNNVDIQEFMVQPVGAKNFREALRMGAEIFHTLKKVLHGKGLSTSVGDEGGFAPNLSSNADALAVIKEAVELAGYKLGTDVTLALDCAASEFYKDGKYDLSGEGKVFDSNGFSDFLKSLTEQYPIVSIEDGLDESDWDGWAYQTKIMGDKIQLVGDDLFVTNTKILTRGIENGIANSILIKFNQIGSLTETLAAIRMAKAAGYTAVISHRSGETEDATIADLAVGTAAGQIKTGSLCRSDRVAKYNQLLRIEEQLGEKAPYRGLKEIKGQA